Proteins from a genomic interval of Pseudomonas anuradhapurensis:
- a CDS encoding flagellar basal body rod protein FlgF — translation MDKMLYVAMTGASQNALAQKAHANNLANISTNGFQRDLEQARSMPVFGDSFPARAFAMTERPATDFSEGPMVETGRDLDVTVTGKGFIAVQAPDGSEAYVRTGSLNIDALGVLRAGNGMPVIGNGGPIAIPPEQKVEVGADGTISIRSMGEDPRVMAEVDRIKLVNPDSKGLTKGLDGLIHTKDGQPAAADVNVRVVSGFLEGSNVNAVEEMTSVLALSRQFELHVKMMNAAKEGDEAMARVLQIG, via the coding sequence GTGGACAAGATGCTTTACGTGGCCATGACCGGCGCCAGCCAGAACGCGCTGGCGCAGAAGGCCCACGCCAACAACCTGGCGAACATTTCCACCAATGGTTTCCAGCGTGACCTGGAGCAGGCGCGCTCGATGCCGGTGTTCGGCGACAGCTTTCCGGCGCGTGCCTTTGCCATGACCGAACGCCCGGCCACCGACTTCAGCGAAGGGCCGATGGTTGAAACCGGGCGCGACCTGGACGTGACGGTGACCGGCAAGGGCTTCATTGCCGTGCAGGCACCCGACGGCAGCGAAGCCTATGTGCGTACCGGCAGCCTGAACATCGACGCCCTTGGCGTGCTGCGTGCCGGCAACGGCATGCCGGTGATCGGTAACGGTGGCCCTATTGCCATCCCGCCAGAGCAGAAGGTTGAAGTCGGCGCCGACGGCACCATCAGCATCCGCTCCATGGGCGAAGACCCACGGGTGATGGCCGAGGTCGACCGTATCAAGCTGGTCAACCCGGACAGCAAAGGCCTGACCAAGGGCCTGGACGGGCTGATCCACACCAAGGACGGCCAACCAGCCGCCGCCGACGTCAATGTGCGGGTGGTGTCGGGCTTCCTGGAGGGCAGCAACGTCAACGCCGTGGAGGAAATGACCTCGGTGCTGGCGCTGTCCCGTCAATTCGAACTGCACGTCAAGATGATGAACGCGGCCAAGGAAGGCGACGAAGCCATGGCGCGTGTTTTGCAAATCGGCTAA
- the flgE gene encoding flagellar hook protein FlgE, whose amino-acid sequence MSFNIGLSGLYAANKQLDVTGNNIANVNTTGFKSSRAEFADVYAGANRLGVGKNQVGNGVRLAAVSQQFTQGDVNNTGNVLDMGIQGQGFFVLSDNGSRVYTRAGAFQASKDNFVVTSDGLRLQGYAADSNGKIQKGVLSDLQIDTSALQPKATSLIDQGINLNSSAADIPLEVDDGTGAMVPNLPFDPADQKTYTKSFPTKVYDSQGNEHTMEQFYRKTGTNEWTMYTLVDGRNPFDPSSTTPLTGTISFNSDGSVKSMTADNTGHPAGSSFTVTNNTFTMTGWVPAVEDSAGNWIANGAAGNADGMRLSMNSTTSYNTETARMSQSQDGYATGILSSLSIDSTGVLFASFSNQQSRAIGQVALASFANEQGLQQIGGTRWTETYTSGIPGIDAPKTGTLGSVESNSLEASNVNLTQELVELIKAQSNYQANAKTISTESTIMQTIIQMT is encoded by the coding sequence ATGTCTTTCAATATCGGCCTTAGCGGTCTGTACGCAGCAAACAAGCAACTGGATGTCACCGGCAACAACATCGCCAACGTCAACACCACCGGCTTCAAGTCGTCGCGTGCCGAGTTCGCCGATGTCTACGCCGGCGCCAACCGCCTCGGCGTGGGCAAGAACCAGGTGGGTAACGGCGTGCGTCTGGCGGCCGTGTCCCAGCAGTTCACCCAGGGTGACGTCAACAACACCGGCAACGTGCTGGACATGGGCATCCAGGGCCAGGGCTTCTTCGTGCTGTCCGACAACGGCTCGCGCGTCTACACCCGTGCCGGTGCGTTCCAGGCCAGCAAGGACAACTTCGTGGTGACCTCGGATGGCCTGCGCCTGCAGGGGTATGCCGCAGACTCGAATGGCAAGATCCAGAAGGGCGTGCTGAGCGACCTGCAGATCGATACCTCGGCGCTGCAGCCAAAGGCCACGTCGCTGATCGACCAGGGCATCAACCTGAACTCTTCGGCCGCCGATATCCCCCTGGAAGTCGACGATGGTACTGGCGCGATGGTGCCGAACCTGCCGTTCGACCCGGCTGACCAGAAGACCTACACCAAGTCCTTCCCGACCAAGGTGTACGACAGCCAGGGCAACGAGCACACCATGGAGCAGTTCTACCGCAAGACCGGCACCAATGAGTGGACCATGTACACCCTGGTGGATGGGCGCAACCCGTTCGACCCATCCTCCACCACGCCGCTGACCGGCACCATCAGCTTCAACAGCGATGGCTCGGTCAAGAGCATGACGGCCGACAACACCGGCCACCCGGCGGGCTCGTCGTTCACCGTGACCAACAACACCTTCACCATGACCGGTTGGGTGCCTGCGGTGGAAGACTCGGCGGGTAACTGGATCGCCAACGGCGCCGCAGGCAATGCCGATGGCATGCGCCTGTCGATGAACAGCACCACCTCCTACAACACCGAGACCGCTCGCATGTCGCAGTCCCAGGATGGTTATGCCACCGGTATCCTGTCGAGCCTGAGCATCGACTCCACCGGCGTGCTGTTCGCCAGCTTCAGCAACCAGCAGTCCCGCGCCATCGGTCAGGTTGCGCTGGCCAGCTTCGCCAACGAGCAGGGCCTGCAGCAGATCGGTGGTACCCGCTGGACCGAGACCTACACGTCCGGCATTCCGGGTATCGATGCGCCGAAGACCGGTACCCTGGGCAGCGTCGAGTCCAACTCGCTGGAAGCTTCCAACGTCAACCTGACCCAGGAGCTGGTCGAGCTGATCAAGGCGCAGAGCAATTACCAGGCGAACGCCAAGACCATCTCCACCGAAAGCACCATCATGCAGACCATCATCCAGATGACCTGA
- the flgD gene encoding flagellar hook assembly protein FlgD, protein MAIDTTGVNLNEVLAASGVGTNTKKTVDTASKTGTDSLGKDAFLQLLVTQMQHQNPLDPQDNGEFVAQLAQFSSLEGITSLNESVSAITSAMASSQALQASSLVGRSVVVQNDKAIVDTSESFNAQFVVPQAIGEAKITIKDKDGNTVKTIELGEQKAGYADFIWDGTNNSGEKVDPGTYTFTASTTVDGKAVQMNTLLPAKVTSVSFSSGGEMVLNLAGVGKVSLSDVQTIGI, encoded by the coding sequence ATGGCAATCGATACTACCGGCGTGAATCTCAACGAAGTGCTTGCGGCGTCGGGTGTGGGTACCAACACCAAGAAGACCGTGGACACCGCATCCAAGACCGGCACCGACTCGCTCGGCAAGGATGCCTTCCTGCAGTTGCTGGTGACCCAGATGCAGCACCAGAACCCGCTGGACCCGCAGGACAACGGTGAATTCGTTGCCCAGTTGGCGCAGTTCAGCAGCCTCGAAGGCATCACCTCGCTGAACGAATCGGTCAGTGCCATTACCAGTGCCATGGCCTCGTCCCAGGCGCTGCAGGCGTCGTCGCTGGTCGGTCGCTCGGTGGTGGTGCAGAACGACAAGGCTATCGTCGATACCAGCGAAAGCTTCAACGCGCAGTTCGTGGTGCCGCAAGCCATCGGCGAAGCGAAGATCACCATCAAGGACAAGGACGGCAACACCGTCAAGACCATCGAGCTGGGCGAGCAGAAAGCCGGTTACGCCGATTTCATCTGGGACGGTACCAACAATAGCGGCGAGAAGGTCGACCCGGGTACCTACACCTTCACCGCCAGCACCACGGTGGATGGCAAGGCGGTGCAGATGAACACGCTGTTGCCTGCCAAGGTGACCAGCGTCAGCTTCAGCTCCGGCGGTGAAATGGTGTTGAACCTCGCTGGCGTTGGCAAAGTATCCCTCTCCGACGTGCAAACCATCGGTATCTAA
- the flgC gene encoding flagellar basal body rod protein FlgC, producing MSLSSVFNIAGSGMSAQNTRLNTVASNIANAETVSSSIDQTYRARHPVFATTFQDAQAGSSQSLFEDQGEAGQGVQVKGIVEDQSNLEARYEPNHPAANKDGYVYYPNVNVVEEMADMISASRAFQTNAELMNTAKSMMQKVLTLGQ from the coding sequence ATGTCCCTTTCCAGTGTCTTCAACATTGCCGGTAGCGGCATGAGCGCGCAGAACACGCGCCTGAACACCGTTGCCTCGAACATCGCCAACGCCGAGACCGTGTCTTCGAGCATCGACCAGACCTACCGCGCCCGCCACCCGGTGTTCGCCACGACCTTCCAGGATGCGCAGGCCGGCAGCAGCCAGTCGCTGTTCGAGGACCAGGGCGAAGCCGGGCAGGGCGTGCAGGTAAAAGGCATCGTCGAGGACCAGAGCAACCTGGAGGCCCGCTACGAGCCGAACCACCCGGCGGCGAACAAGGACGGCTATGTCTACTACCCGAACGTCAACGTGGTCGAGGAAATGGCTGACATGATTTCCGCCAGCCGTGCGTTCCAGACCAATGCCGAGCTGATGAACACGGCCAAGAGCATGATGCAGAAAGTCCTGACCCTGGGTCAGTGA
- the flgB gene encoding flagellar basal body rod protein FlgB: protein MSISFDKALGIHEKALGFRAQRAEVLANNIANADTPNYKARDMDFASVLAAESDKQQSGRFSLERTNSRHIEADGLAMADDTLKYRTPLQPSIDQNTVDAQIEQSNYTENAVGFQASFTLLNSKFKGLVSALRGE from the coding sequence ATGAGCATCAGTTTCGACAAGGCGCTTGGCATCCACGAAAAGGCCCTGGGCTTTCGCGCTCAGCGCGCCGAGGTGCTGGCCAACAACATTGCCAACGCCGACACGCCCAACTACAAGGCGCGTGACATGGACTTCGCCTCGGTGCTCGCTGCCGAAAGCGACAAGCAGCAGAGCGGCCGTTTCAGCCTCGAGCGCACCAACAGCCGCCACATCGAGGCCGACGGCCTGGCGATGGCCGACGATACCCTGAAGTACCGCACGCCGCTGCAGCCTTCGATCGACCAGAACACCGTGGACGCGCAGATCGAGCAGTCGAACTACACCGAAAACGCCGTCGGCTTTCAGGCCAGCTTCACCTTGCTCAACAGTAAATTCAAAGGGCTGGTATCGGCCCTGCGGGGAGAATGA
- the cheR gene encoding protein-glutamate O-methyltransferase CheR produces the protein MSTGNLDFEQFRVFLEKACGILLGENKQYLVSSRLNKLMEQQGIKSLGELVQRIQAQPRGGLREQVVDAMTTNETLWFRDTYPFEVLKNKVIPEFIRNNPGQRLRMWSAACSSGQEPYSISMAIDEFERGNLGQLKMGAQIVATDLSGSMLTNCKTGEYDSLAIARGLSQERLQRYFDPKGPGRWAVKPAIRSRVEFRSFNLLDSYASLGKFDVVFCRNVLIYFSAQVKKDILLRIHSTLKPGGYLFLGASEALNGLPDHYQMVQCSPGIIYQAK, from the coding sequence GTGTCTACGGGTAATTTGGATTTCGAACAGTTCCGGGTCTTCCTGGAGAAAGCCTGTGGCATCCTGCTGGGGGAGAATAAGCAGTACCTGGTTTCCAGCCGTCTCAACAAGCTGATGGAACAACAGGGCATCAAGAGCCTGGGCGAGCTGGTACAGCGCATCCAGGCCCAGCCGCGAGGTGGCTTGCGCGAGCAGGTGGTCGATGCCATGACCACCAACGAGACCCTGTGGTTTCGCGATACCTACCCGTTCGAAGTGCTGAAGAACAAGGTGATTCCGGAGTTCATCCGCAACAACCCTGGGCAGCGCCTGCGCATGTGGTCGGCGGCCTGTTCGTCGGGGCAGGAGCCGTATTCCATCTCGATGGCCATCGACGAGTTCGAGCGTGGCAACCTTGGCCAGTTGAAGATGGGCGCGCAGATCGTCGCCACTGACCTGTCCGGCAGCATGCTGACCAACTGCAAGACCGGCGAGTACGACAGCCTGGCGATTGCCCGCGGCCTGTCCCAGGAGCGCCTGCAGCGCTACTTCGACCCCAAGGGGCCGGGGCGCTGGGCGGTCAAGCCGGCAATTCGCAGCCGTGTCGAGTTCCGCTCGTTCAACCTGCTCGACAGCTATGCCAGCCTGGGCAAGTTCGACGTGGTGTTCTGCCGCAACGTGCTGATCTACTTCTCGGCGCAGGTCAAGAAGGACATCCTGCTGCGCATTCACAGTACCCTGAAGCCGGGTGGCTACCTGTTCCTCGGTGCCTCCGAGGCGCTGAACGGGCTGCCGGACCATTACCAGATGGTCCAATGTAGCCCGGGGATCATCTACCAGGCCAAGTAA